The Aspergillus luchuensis IFO 4308 DNA, chromosome 6, nearly complete sequence genome segment aaaaccctaaaaccctaaaaccctaaaaccctaaaccctaaaaaccctaaaaccctaaaaaccctaaaaccctaaaccctaataaaccctaataaaaccctaaaaccctaataaaaacCCTAAACGAACTTCGACACATCTTAGCTACCGGTGAAGGAAAAACTAAAGAGGATGTTGTTCGCGCGATGCCCACTATCGGAGCCGCAACTTTTGAATCTGCAACCCTTCTGACCGACGCTCCCAGCCGGGCAACAGATGCAACGGTCGAACTGGCCGCTTGGATTTTCGGCTCTCTGGGAAAGGTTTTCCGTGTTTCTGATGTGCATTTCGATTCCCTGACCGGCATAAGTGCAGCCTCCAATGCGCTTGCAGTCGTCGCAGTGCAGCAAATTGCTAGGATAGCTGCAAGCAAAGGTGTTCCACGTGACAAGGTGATTCCGATTGTGTCACAGTGTATACGTGGCACGGTAGGAATGCTTCTGTCGGAAATCGAGCCTGAGAATCTCCAACGTTCGTTGTCTACACCCGGTAGCATAACTGAGCAGGCTATTTCTGGCTTTGTGCACGGGCAGCTATCCGGGATACTTGGTGAGGCGGTTAACGGGGCTATAAAACGGGCATCAGACTATGAGAAATAAATGAGCGTACATCGGAAGCCTGGATGAACTCGCATAAAGTACCGTTACAATATAAACATCATTGGTACTACTACCCTGCATATTCCTTACAGTTTCTGTAGTAAACTTTAAGATGCAGTTACCTGGAAGTAGCTACCATTTCTTTCATAAACAGGTCTAGAGGAGTGGCAGACACTCGAAAGTGCTTCAGGATTACAGATTTCAAAGTAGCGGTACATATTGCCTCTGTCGCGGCCGAGAAGTCTGAGCTTTTATAATTGCGGTAGTAGGCTACGGACCAATGGACTGACCGACATTCTGGTAGCATATAGGCAAATTAATGCGGCCGTCTTCTTATGTGCCTTCTATTCTTGCAACACATAATTGGCCTCCAACGCAAATTTCTTCTATCTAATCGCCAGCGTCGTTTTACGGTACAGTACAATAGTATATTCGCAGATAATATGGCCCCGTTACTTGATAGAAAACCTAAAAACCAGCAGATAACGAGATGCCAAGGGTGTTTTTAGACCCCTTCTTTGCCTGCATGCCGAGATGCGGGGTCCAAGGACTGATCCTTGCCGCCATCCGCCTTCGGGCTCTTACCCGAACGGCGCACTCGGATAGGGGTCCGAACATGAAGGGAGTCTACGTTGTCGTTCATCCCTAGCTACTAGTAGCTGATTTGGGGCTCTCGGAAGGGGCGGGCTTCGGGATATTCCACTAAATAGGTTTGACGAAGCTTAAGGTTGTACCAGGGCAGATGGTAGGACTACCTGGAGAACATCATTGATAGGTTCGCAAATGTGCTGCAACTCAGATAGGGGTCGAATCTCTAGCAGATTCCGAACTGAAGCACACGGCCAGGTTATGTAAGTAATGCACTGGTTCAAATACGAGCACCGATGAAGTTCTCCTTAGCTGCCCTGCTCCAAAGCCGCGGCAACGGACCATCCAAGCCATACAAAGGATCTAGTGGCGGAATTGAGACATTCTCGCTCTGGCGCATAAGTGAGGTAGTCTCTTCCGGTGACTTCAGCCCGTAGTTCATATCGAAGCGATGACCGGTCGCCTCCAAGATGCCCTGAGCATATAATTGTTAACTCTTTCCGGGGAAACTTATCTGGTGGTGGCACTCACATTAGGATACAGACCGATAAACTCGTAGTCGTCCCATGAATCTAGCGATGCATGGCATATTCCCGCCTAAGGCAGTTTGTAAGAGCCCCTGTCAGAAACATCGCGTTTACTTTGGATAAAATACCCACCGGCAGCACAAAGACATCCCCTTTCTGAACCGTCAATTTCATTCCGTAAGGATGGCCTTGCTCATCGACCTCAGGGTCCTTAGGCCCAACACCAAGTAGATAGTTGGACCCTCCTTTAATGATACCGTAGCACTCGTGGCACTGTGTGTGAAAGTGAGGGACCTTGTAGGTCTTCCACTGGCCTCCTTGAATCCAGCCATTAGGTTCGATGATATTAAGGATATTTCGCGGGCTTGTATCAGATAAAGCATTGCGGTAGACGAGGATGGGAAGCTTGCTATTTGGGACATAAGGAGTGGGAGGCAGAAAGTATTGCTCCGGCTCGACCCGTTCTAACGACATCTCTGCAAGGGGAGATTGGACGTGACTTGGTGAACGAATGGCTAGGTTGTATCTTGCTCAGTTGGAAGTAATTATAGGCATACGGCAGCACTTCCGATTCTGAACACAACAGTCGGAAGTCTTTATGATACCTATATTTCGTTCCGCTCCCGACTCTTGTCTCTTTCCGATTTAGTCGGATCTAGTCCGAAAATAATACCCACCAGATTCTTGGAAGTCTGAGCCGGACCCCTACCCGAGTTCCGGCTCTTCATCTCACTCGAAGCTGATCTTCTGTTGAGTAAGTTCAACTATATTGATACAtaaataccaccaccactaatGAAAATGTTTTCTATCACAATTAGTAAGAATACGGTAACTTGTCTTGTTTCCCTTCTACCACCGTTAGAAGGAAAGCACTATACCTGTCAGTTATCAGACTATGGCTCCTTTGATGGCTGACAATGAAGACGTCAAGGCGACGAGCGCCACCCCCTCACTACCCA includes the following:
- a CDS encoding pyrroline-5-carboxylate reductase family protein (COG:E;~EggNog:ENOG410Q1V4;~InterPro:IPR029036,IPR008927;~PFAM:PF14748;~go_process: GO:0055114 - oxidation-reduction process [Evidence IEA]), which translates into the protein MPTIGAATFESATLLTDAPSRATDATVELAAWIFGSLGKVFRVSDVHFDSLTGISAASNALAVVAVQQIARIAASKGVPRDKVIPIVSQCIRGTVGMLLSEIEPENLQRSLSTPGSITEQAISGFVHGQLSGILGEAVNGAIKRASDYEK
- a CDS encoding cupin domain-containing protein (COG:S;~EggNog:ENOG410PWP7;~InterPro:IPR014710,IPR011051), whose amino-acid sequence is MSLERVEPEQYFLPPTPYVPNSKLPILVYRNALSDTSPRNILNIIEPNGWIQGGQWKTYKVPHFHTQCHECYGIIKGGSNYLLGVGPKDPEVDEQGHPYGMKLTVQKGDVFVLPAGICHASLDSWDDYEFIGLYPNGILEATGHRFDMNYGLKSPEETTSLMRQSENVSIPPLDPLYGLDGPLPRLWSRAAKENFIGARI